From Pseudomonas sp. FP2335, the proteins below share one genomic window:
- a CDS encoding HD domain-containing phosphohydrolase, which produces MDDQLAVNPTILLVDDEESILNSLRRLLRGQPYDVVLAGSGAQALEIMAAQPIDLVMSDARMPNMDGATLLAKVHELYPATSRILLTGYADLPTIIKAINEGQIHRYIGKPWNDDELKLILQQALEHQRLERLTLEQNDQLKTLNATLEKRVAARTSELQQTADMLDLAYDELKRSYVTGTEVFSLLANLRLPKDKQTNRPLIELVRVYCASQCMDEASTRDLTMAAALYNIGKLSWNDNMLVAPSDKLHSTDREQYRAYPTQSESLLMTLEPMKDAARIIRHHQERWDGSGFPDHLKGEAIPFGSRLLKLAVDFIELQKGLILERQMNSGEALLYIQKYTGRLYDPELVEAFSQACAKFLSDVTLGDPSIKVLTTRELADGMVLARNLNADNGMLLLNAGKVLNLPLVDKLIAFEAMEGAKYSVFIKEDPGASGALQ; this is translated from the coding sequence ATGGATGATCAACTCGCTGTGAACCCTACGATCTTGCTGGTCGACGACGAAGAGTCGATCCTCAACAGCCTGCGTCGCCTGCTGCGGGGCCAGCCCTATGACGTGGTGCTCGCCGGCAGCGGTGCCCAGGCGCTGGAGATCATGGCGGCGCAACCCATCGACCTGGTGATGAGCGATGCGCGCATGCCGAACATGGACGGCGCCACGCTGCTGGCCAAGGTCCACGAGCTTTACCCGGCCACCAGCCGTATCCTGCTGACCGGCTACGCCGACCTGCCGACGATCATCAAGGCGATCAACGAAGGGCAGATCCACCGTTATATCGGCAAACCTTGGAATGACGACGAGCTCAAGCTGATCCTGCAGCAGGCCCTGGAACATCAGCGCCTGGAGCGCCTGACCCTGGAGCAGAACGATCAGCTCAAGACGCTCAACGCCACCCTGGAAAAACGCGTGGCCGCGCGTACCAGCGAGTTGCAGCAAACCGCCGACATGCTCGACCTGGCCTACGACGAACTCAAGCGCAGCTATGTGACCGGCACCGAAGTGTTCTCGCTGCTGGCCAACCTGCGCCTGCCCAAGGACAAGCAGACCAACCGCCCGTTGATCGAACTGGTGCGCGTGTACTGCGCGTCCCAATGCATGGACGAAGCCAGCACCCGCGACCTGACCATGGCCGCCGCGCTCTACAACATCGGCAAGCTGAGCTGGAACGACAACATGCTGGTCGCCCCGTCCGACAAACTGCACAGCACCGACCGCGAACAGTACCGTGCCTATCCGACCCAGAGTGAATCGCTGTTGATGACCCTGGAACCGATGAAGGACGCGGCGCGGATCATTCGCCACCACCAGGAGCGCTGGGATGGCAGCGGGTTTCCCGACCACCTCAAGGGCGAGGCGATCCCGTTCGGCTCGCGCCTGTTGAAACTGGCGGTGGACTTCATCGAGTTGCAGAAGGGCCTGATCCTTGAACGGCAGATGAACAGTGGCGAGGCGCTGTTGTACATCCAGAAATACACCGGGCGACTCTATGACCCGGAGCTGGTGGAAGCGTTCTCCCAGGCCTGCGCCAAGTTCCTCAGCGATGTGACCCTCGGTGATCCGTCGATCAAAGTGCTGACCACCCGCGAACTGGCCGACGGCATGGTGCTGGCGCGCAACCTCAACGCCGACAACGGCATGCTGCTGCTCAACGCCGGCAAGGTGCTGAACCTGCCGCTGGTGGACAAGCTGATTGCGTTCGAGGCGATGGAAGGCGCCAAGTACAGCGTCTTCATCAAGGAAGACCCAGGCGCTTCAGGCGCACTCCAGTAA
- a CDS encoding putative quinol monooxygenase: MLKVIAEDFIKPEHVETVRGWYAELVEKTRQEPLCIAYDLFIDQKDPGHFVFIEQWPDQAALDIHCQTEHFTRLVPQINAYQAKPCRVLLMDAF; the protein is encoded by the coding sequence GTGTTGAAAGTCATCGCCGAAGATTTCATCAAACCCGAACACGTGGAAACAGTCCGTGGGTGGTACGCCGAACTGGTGGAAAAAACCCGTCAGGAACCGCTGTGCATCGCCTACGATCTGTTCATCGATCAAAAGGACCCCGGGCACTTTGTCTTTATCGAGCAATGGCCTGACCAGGCCGCGCTCGACATCCATTGCCAGACCGAACACTTCACCCGGCTGGTGCCACAGATCAATGCGTATCAGGCCAAGCCGTGCCGAGTGTTGTTGATGGACGCGTTTTAA
- a CDS encoding bifunctional diguanylate cyclase/phosphodiesterase, with the protein MNPGSGRANRRILIVDDTASIHQDFRKILCAHPDDEPTLDGLEEALFGTVAPVRQAFELDSAYQGQEALALVNKALAANAPYAMVFIDMRMPPGWDGLQTIEQLWNVDPNLQIALCTAYSDYSFEAIEARLKYNDQLLILKKPFDHLEIRQMASALTWKWQLAQDVALKVIGLERTIEERVQELLKVSHLLQYDALTELPNSTLLGDRLSQSIALSRRHDKQLAVMFVGLDRFKRINNALGYPVGDEVLQQVSQGLVATVRDSDSVFRYGSDEFVIVLNDIQHPQQTQHVAHKILKAIGATRHVAGHDLSVTASLGISIYPNDSGNAVELIKHAETAMHTSKERGPNDFSFYTEDMNLRAQRQQNMESAIRQALDRDEFVLHYQPKLDLKSGQIVGAEALIRWYQPRSGWVNPAEFIPVAEDSGLIVRVTLWVLQQACEQTQAWRAMGLAPLTISVNVSAIDLRQRDFVDNLAAILKQTGLPPAQLELEITESVLMQNVEETVTQLESIKVMGVRLALDDFGTGYSSLSYLRRFPIDVLKIDQSFVRGMGTNSQDAQLISAIIGMGKSLDLNIIAEGVETFEQLTFLRNQHCEEGQGFLFSKAVPSKDFTQMLQVGSATLMPNQ; encoded by the coding sequence ATGAATCCGGGCTCAGGACGGGCAAACCGTCGCATTCTGATCGTCGATGACACCGCATCGATCCACCAGGACTTTCGCAAGATCCTCTGTGCCCATCCCGATGATGAACCGACCCTGGACGGCCTCGAAGAGGCGCTGTTCGGCACGGTCGCCCCGGTGCGCCAGGCGTTTGAGCTCGACTCCGCCTACCAGGGGCAAGAGGCCCTGGCCCTGGTGAACAAGGCCCTCGCGGCGAACGCCCCTTATGCCATGGTGTTTATCGACATGCGCATGCCGCCAGGCTGGGATGGCCTGCAAACCATCGAACAGCTGTGGAATGTCGACCCCAACTTGCAGATCGCACTGTGCACCGCGTACTCCGACTATTCCTTCGAAGCCATCGAGGCGCGGTTGAAGTACAACGACCAGCTACTGATCCTGAAAAAACCCTTCGACCACCTGGAAATCCGCCAGATGGCCAGCGCCCTGACCTGGAAATGGCAGCTCGCCCAAGATGTCGCGCTCAAGGTCATCGGCCTGGAACGCACCATTGAAGAACGTGTGCAGGAACTGCTGAAAGTCTCGCACCTGCTGCAATACGACGCGCTCACCGAGTTGCCCAACAGCACGCTGCTGGGTGACCGCCTGAGTCAGTCCATTGCCCTGAGCCGGCGGCATGACAAACAGTTGGCGGTGATGTTTGTCGGGCTCGACCGCTTCAAACGCATCAATAATGCGTTGGGCTACCCGGTCGGCGACGAGGTACTCCAGCAGGTCAGCCAGGGCCTGGTGGCGACGGTGCGCGATTCGGACTCGGTGTTCCGCTACGGCTCCGACGAGTTCGTCATCGTCCTCAACGACATCCAGCACCCCCAGCAAACCCAGCATGTGGCACATAAGATCCTCAAGGCCATCGGCGCCACCCGCCACGTCGCCGGGCACGACCTGAGCGTCACCGCCAGCCTGGGCATCAGCATTTACCCCAACGACAGCGGCAATGCCGTGGAGTTGATCAAGCACGCTGAAACCGCCATGCACACCAGCAAGGAGCGTGGCCCCAACGACTTCAGCTTCTATACCGAGGACATGAACCTGCGCGCCCAACGCCAGCAGAACATGGAAAGCGCGATTCGCCAGGCGCTGGACCGCGATGAGTTCGTGCTGCATTACCAGCCCAAGCTGGACCTCAAGTCCGGGCAGATCGTCGGGGCGGAGGCGCTGATCCGCTGGTATCAACCGCGCTCAGGCTGGGTCAACCCGGCCGAGTTCATTCCGGTGGCCGAAGACAGCGGCCTGATCGTGCGCGTGACCCTCTGGGTGTTGCAGCAAGCCTGTGAACAGACACAAGCCTGGCGGGCGATGGGCCTGGCGCCGTTGACCATCTCGGTGAATGTCTCGGCCATTGACCTGCGCCAGCGCGACTTTGTCGACAACCTGGCCGCCATCCTCAAGCAGACCGGCCTGCCACCCGCACAGCTGGAACTGGAAATCACCGAAAGCGTGTTGATGCAGAACGTCGAGGAAACCGTCACCCAGCTGGAATCCATCAAGGTCATGGGCGTGCGCCTGGCCCTGGATGATTTCGGCACCGGTTACTCCAGCCTGAGTTACCTGCGGCGCTTTCCCATCGATGTGTTGAAAATCGACCAATCCTTTGTGCGCGGCATGGGTACAAACAGCCAGGACGCGCAGTTGATCAGCGCTATCATCGGCATGGGCAAGAGCCTGGACCTGAACATCATTGCCGAAGGGGTGGAAACCTTCGAGCAACTGACCTTCCTGCGCAATCAGCACTGCGAGGAAGGTCAGGGATTCTTGTTCAGCAAGGCCGTGCCATCGAAGGATTTCACCCAGATGCTGCAAGTGGGTTCCGCGACGCTGATGCCCAACCAATAA
- a CDS encoding NUDIX domain-containing protein — MPSTIRIAAALLIGSDGQTLLVRKRGTQAFMQPGGKIDAGEQPAEALARELHEELNLRIDPNAAVYLGHFSAPAANEPGYTVEAQLYKVCIDVPVNPAAEIEEVRWIDPAGDGGLVLAPLTRDLILPFYRASLTTTA, encoded by the coding sequence ATGCCGTCCACCATCCGCATCGCCGCCGCCCTCCTGATCGGCAGCGACGGCCAAACCCTGCTGGTGCGCAAGCGCGGTACTCAGGCGTTCATGCAACCGGGCGGCAAGATCGACGCCGGTGAGCAACCTGCCGAAGCCCTGGCCCGTGAACTGCACGAAGAACTCAACCTGCGTATCGACCCCAACGCCGCCGTATACCTCGGGCACTTTTCGGCACCCGCCGCCAATGAGCCTGGTTATACCGTCGAGGCGCAGTTGTACAAGGTTTGCATCGACGTGCCGGTGAACCCCGCCGCCGAAATTGAAGAAGTGCGTTGGATCGACCCGGCCGGCGATGGCGGCCTGGTTTTGGCACCCTTGACACGTGACCTGATCCTGCCGTTTTATCGCGCATCGCTGACCACCACCGCCTGA
- a CDS encoding DAHL domain-containing protein — protein MTLSSRRTSQVLLTLVTLLLASTLVFLYLKSTRDQTASYTESRDLIRQLQQLNAQWDSEVLKARIAITHNYDPLVTPLTDMTRLWANLNDRDTYHSPQDLPRWQATKAAYQAAIQEKARLVDQFKSHNAVLRNSLAFLPTAEDDIQAQFNRYDDQDRLQLQSVATDTYDLLLSSLEFAQVTSDDRAADILVGLGKLEVNKERLPTEFQAPVEILSNHISLILREQPVVNNLLERIANVPVAERLDDLTTHLNQDQQAADLIDHQYHRYLLIFSTLLVVVLLYLAVRLLRSFAEINRVNRALQAANETLEQRVERRTQQLKDAQTELLDSARQAGMAEIATNVLHNVGNVLNSVNISADLVTRKLRSSKALGLGKAMQLINEHQADLGTFLTQDEKGKLLPGYLNQLVDAIAQEQHGMAEELAQLSKSVDHIKDIVSTQQSYAGASALLEPVHISALMEDALRMNAGALSRHHVTVVKDFAQVPEILADKHRLLLIMVNLISNAKYAMSNLSNRPRQMTLSVQPLGDGNLQISVKDDGEGIPPENMARIFTHGFTTRKEGHGFGLHSCALAAVEMKGQLSAHSDGPGLGAVFTLTIPLTLAGHPE, from the coding sequence ATGACTCTGTCTTCGCGCCGTACCAGCCAGGTGCTGTTGACCCTGGTCACCCTGCTCCTGGCCTCGACGCTGGTGTTTCTGTACCTCAAGTCGACCCGCGACCAGACCGCCAGCTACACCGAGTCACGCGACCTGATCCGCCAGCTCCAGCAACTCAACGCGCAATGGGACAGCGAAGTGCTCAAGGCACGGATCGCCATCACCCACAACTACGACCCGCTGGTCACGCCGCTCACCGACATGACCCGCTTGTGGGCCAACCTGAACGATCGCGACACCTACCACAGCCCCCAAGACCTGCCGCGCTGGCAAGCCACCAAAGCGGCGTACCAGGCCGCGATCCAGGAAAAAGCCCGGCTGGTGGACCAGTTCAAGTCGCACAACGCAGTGCTGCGTAATTCCCTGGCGTTTTTGCCGACTGCCGAAGATGACATCCAGGCCCAGTTCAATCGCTATGACGATCAAGACCGCCTGCAACTGCAAAGCGTGGCAACCGACACCTATGACCTGTTGCTCAGCAGCCTGGAGTTCGCCCAGGTCACCAGCGATGATCGGGCCGCCGATATTCTGGTGGGCCTGGGCAAACTGGAGGTCAACAAGGAACGCCTGCCCACGGAGTTCCAGGCACCGGTCGAAATTCTCAGCAATCACATTTCGCTGATCCTGCGCGAGCAACCTGTGGTCAACAACCTGCTCGAACGGATCGCTAACGTGCCCGTGGCCGAGCGCCTGGATGACCTGACCACCCACCTCAATCAGGACCAGCAAGCCGCCGACCTCATCGACCACCAATACCACCGCTACCTGCTGATCTTCTCGACCTTGCTGGTGGTGGTGCTGCTCTACCTGGCCGTGCGCCTGCTGCGCAGCTTTGCCGAGATCAACCGGGTCAACCGCGCCTTGCAGGCGGCGAACGAAACCCTGGAACAACGGGTGGAAAGGCGCACCCAGCAGCTCAAGGATGCGCAAACCGAACTGCTCGACAGCGCGCGCCAGGCCGGTATGGCCGAGATCGCGACCAACGTGCTGCACAACGTCGGCAACGTGCTCAACAGCGTGAACATCTCCGCCGACCTGGTCACGCGCAAACTGCGCAGCAGCAAGGCGCTGGGCCTGGGCAAGGCGATGCAGTTGATCAACGAACACCAGGCAGACCTGGGCACCTTTCTCACCCAGGATGAAAAGGGCAAGCTGCTGCCCGGCTACCTGAACCAGTTGGTGGACGCCATCGCCCAGGAACAACACGGCATGGCCGAAGAACTGGCGCAACTGAGCAAAAGCGTCGACCACATCAAGGACATCGTCTCGACCCAGCAATCCTATGCCGGCGCATCCGCCCTGCTGGAGCCGGTGCACATCAGCGCCTTGATGGAGGACGCCCTGCGCATGAACGCCGGTGCCCTGAGCCGGCACCACGTCACGGTGGTCAAGGACTTTGCCCAGGTGCCGGAGATTCTCGCGGACAAACACCGCTTGCTGCTGATCATGGTCAACCTGATCAGCAACGCCAAATACGCCATGAGCAACCTCTCCAACCGCCCGCGGCAGATGACCCTCAGCGTGCAGCCGCTGGGCGACGGCAACCTGCAGATCAGCGTGAAGGACGACGGTGAAGGCATCCCGCCGGAAAACATGGCGCGGATCTTCACCCACGGCTTTACTACCCGCAAGGAAGGCCACGGCTTCGGCCTGCACAGCTGCGCCCTGGCGGCCGTAGAGATGAAAGGCCAGCTCAGCGCCCACAGCGACGGGCCTGGCCTGGGCGCGGTATTTACCTTGACGATTCCCCTAACCCTGGCCGGACATCCCGAATGA
- a CDS encoding type B 50S ribosomal protein L31, translating to MKAGIHPDYRTVLFHDTAADVFFLIGSTADSDRTHKHSDGNTYPYIPLDVSSASHPIYTGQQRKTQAEGRIAGFNKRFAAFGSSAKQAQE from the coding sequence ATGAAAGCTGGAATCCACCCCGACTACCGCACTGTACTGTTCCACGACACGGCCGCCGACGTGTTCTTCCTGATCGGCTCCACCGCCGACAGCGACCGTACCCACAAACACAGCGACGGCAACACCTACCCCTACATCCCGCTGGACGTGTCCAGCGCCTCGCACCCGATCTATACCGGCCAGCAGCGTAAAACCCAGGCCGAAGGCCGGATCGCCGGGTTCAACAAGCGTTTTGCGGCGTTTGGGTCGAGTGCGAAACAAGCCCAGGAGTGA
- a CDS encoding ATP-binding protein, protein MNQPPNRRILLIDDTPSIHDDFRKILMPTTESNQALDDMESALFGGPEKPQAQAFELHSAYGGEEGLGLLTTAMAEQRPYALAFVDMRMPQGWDGAKTIEELWKVAPDLQVVVCTAYSDYSWEELLERLHAHDRLLILKKPFDNIEVQQMANTLSNKWDMARRAALQTSHLELLVEQRTQALQVEIEERKHLESQLVQSEKLASLGQLAAGVAHEINNPVGFISSNLSTLDGYFEQLQQMLDAYRQAEALLPAGEQRDRLMALAKTLELDFLREDIPILIRESKDGIGRVVQIVKDLKNFSRVDTDQTWQWANLQQGIDSTLNIVASELKYKADVVKQYSPLPEIECLASQLNQVVMNLVVNAAQAMGPERGTITISNGVEGENVWLEVADNGCGIAPETVQKIFDPFFTTKPVGEGTGLGLSLSYGIVKKHGGDISVSSEPGKGTKFRVVIPIRQTAA, encoded by the coding sequence ATGAACCAACCGCCCAACCGGCGCATCCTGTTGATCGATGACACGCCGTCGATTCATGACGACTTCCGCAAGATCCTGATGCCCACCACCGAGTCGAACCAGGCGCTGGACGACATGGAGTCCGCCCTGTTTGGCGGTCCGGAAAAACCCCAGGCCCAGGCATTCGAGCTGCACTCGGCGTACGGCGGCGAAGAGGGCCTGGGGTTGCTGACCACCGCCATGGCCGAGCAACGCCCCTACGCCCTGGCCTTTGTCGACATGCGCATGCCCCAGGGCTGGGACGGCGCCAAGACCATCGAGGAGCTGTGGAAAGTCGCCCCCGACCTGCAAGTGGTGGTGTGTACCGCGTACTCCGACTACTCCTGGGAAGAACTGCTGGAACGTCTGCACGCCCATGATCGCTTGCTGATCCTGAAGAAACCCTTCGACAACATCGAAGTGCAGCAGATGGCCAACACCCTCTCCAACAAGTGGGACATGGCCCGCCGCGCCGCCCTGCAAACCTCGCACCTGGAGCTCTTGGTGGAGCAGCGCACGCAGGCGCTGCAAGTGGAAATCGAAGAACGCAAACACCTGGAAAGCCAGTTGGTGCAGTCGGAAAAACTCGCATCCCTGGGCCAACTGGCGGCGGGTGTGGCCCATGAAATCAATAACCCGGTGGGGTTTATCTCCTCCAACCTCAGCACCCTCGACGGCTACTTCGAGCAACTGCAACAGATGCTGGATGCCTATCGCCAGGCCGAAGCGCTGCTGCCCGCCGGCGAGCAGCGCGACCGGCTCATGGCACTGGCCAAGACCCTGGAACTGGATTTTCTGCGGGAAGACATTCCGATCCTGATCCGCGAATCCAAGGACGGTATCGGGCGCGTGGTACAGATCGTCAAGGACCTGAAGAACTTCTCACGGGTGGACACCGACCAGACCTGGCAGTGGGCCAACCTGCAACAAGGCATCGACTCCACGCTGAACATCGTCGCCAGCGAACTCAAGTACAAGGCCGATGTGGTGAAGCAATACTCACCCCTGCCGGAAATCGAATGCCTGGCTTCGCAGCTCAATCAAGTGGTGATGAACCTGGTGGTCAACGCGGCACAGGCCATGGGCCCGGAACGCGGCACCATCACTATCAGCAATGGCGTGGAAGGCGAAAACGTCTGGCTGGAAGTGGCCGACAACGGCTGTGGGATTGCCCCGGAGACGGTGCAGAAAATCTTCGATCCGTTCTTTACCACCAAACCAGTGGGCGAAGGCACGGGCTTGGGTTTGTCGCTGTCGTACGGCATCGTCAAGAAACATGGTGGCGATATTTCTGTCAGCAGCGAGCCGGGTAAGGGGACGAAATTTCGGGTGGTGATACCGATTCGGCAGACGGCGGCGTAG
- a CDS encoding LysE family translocator: MIPLNELLIFAAACLLMVLTPGPNMIYLISRSICQGRKAGLVSLLGVVAGFFVHLFAAAAGLTAVFLAVPMAYEVLKWAGALYLLWLAWQAVKPGARSPFEAQQLPADSPRKLVTMGFLTSALNPKIAVFYLSVFPQFITPEHGSVFTQSLMLGFTQISVSFMVNALIAIFAASIASWFINNPTWLAVQRYFMGFVLAALAVRLMLEQRRSA; this comes from the coding sequence GTGATCCCACTCAACGAGTTGCTGATTTTCGCCGCTGCCTGCCTGCTGATGGTGTTGACCCCTGGTCCGAACATGATCTACCTGATCTCCCGTTCGATCTGCCAGGGGCGCAAGGCCGGCCTGGTGTCGTTGTTGGGGGTGGTCGCGGGTTTCTTTGTGCACCTGTTCGCTGCGGCGGCGGGTTTGACTGCGGTGTTTCTCGCCGTGCCAATGGCGTATGAAGTGCTCAAATGGGCCGGCGCGCTGTACCTGCTGTGGTTGGCCTGGCAGGCGGTCAAGCCCGGCGCGCGCTCGCCCTTCGAAGCCCAGCAACTGCCGGCGGACTCCCCGCGCAAGTTGGTGACCATGGGCTTTCTCACCAGCGCGTTGAACCCGAAGATCGCGGTGTTCTACCTCTCGGTGTTTCCGCAATTCATCACCCCGGAGCACGGTTCGGTGTTCACCCAGAGCCTGATGCTCGGTTTCACCCAGATCAGCGTGAGTTTTATGGTCAATGCGCTGATCGCGATTTTTGCCGCGAGTATTGCCAGTTGGTTTATCAACAACCCGACCTGGCTGGCGGTGCAGCGTTACTTCATGGGCTTCGTGCTGGCGGCCCTGGCCGTGCGCCTGATGCTTGAGCAGCGCCGCAGCGCATGA
- a CDS encoding FMN-binding glutamate synthase family protein: protein MSLSLLSRYAFFAVCVIFTLASLPFIQHEWLWPITVVTGVLSLIGIFDLLQSPHAVRRNYPILGNIRYLVEAIRPEIRQYLLESDSDALPFSRAQRSLVYSRAKNETADKPFGTLIDVYQSGFEFIGHSMRPAPLSDPSAFRVMVGGPQCTQPYSASVFNISAMSFGSLSANAIRALNQGAKLGNFAHDTGEGSISPYHRENGGDLTWELGSGYFGCRTSDGRFDPERFAVQAQNPQVRMIEIKMSQGAKPGHGGILPKHKVTQEIAETRGIQMGEDCISPSRHSAFSTPIELMQFIAQLRELSGGKPVGFKFCLGHPWEFMGIAKAMLETGILPDFIVVDGKEGGTGAAPVEFTDHIGVPLREGLLFVHNTLVGLNLRDKIKLGASGKIVSAFDIASVLAIGADWANSARGFMFAIGCIQSQSCHTNKCPTGVATQDPLRQRALVVPDKAQRVFNFHRNTLKALAEMLAAAGLDHPSQLSAKHLVRRMSATEIKLFSQLHVFLKPGELLTGEVNGEFYSRMWQMARADSFEPHEVVAA, encoded by the coding sequence ATGAGCCTGTCCTTGCTAAGCCGTTACGCCTTCTTTGCCGTGTGCGTCATTTTTACCCTCGCCAGCCTCCCGTTTATCCAGCATGAATGGCTGTGGCCCATCACCGTGGTCACCGGCGTCCTCAGCCTGATCGGCATTTTCGACCTGCTGCAAAGCCCCCACGCGGTGCGCCGCAATTATCCGATCCTGGGCAATATCCGTTATCTGGTCGAAGCCATCCGCCCGGAAATCCGCCAATACCTGCTCGAATCCGACAGCGACGCCCTACCCTTCTCCCGGGCCCAGCGTTCACTGGTGTACTCGCGCGCCAAGAACGAAACCGCTGACAAACCCTTCGGCACCCTGATCGACGTGTACCAGTCGGGCTTCGAATTTATCGGCCACTCCATGCGCCCTGCGCCGCTGAGCGACCCCAGCGCGTTTCGCGTGATGGTCGGGGGGCCGCAATGCACGCAGCCGTATTCGGCGTCGGTGTTCAATATCTCGGCGATGAGTTTTGGTTCGTTGAGCGCCAACGCAATCCGCGCGTTGAATCAAGGCGCCAAGCTCGGCAACTTCGCCCACGACACCGGCGAAGGCAGCATCAGCCCCTATCACCGCGAAAACGGCGGCGACCTGACCTGGGAACTGGGCAGCGGCTACTTCGGCTGCCGCACCAGCGATGGCCGCTTCGACCCGGAACGCTTCGCCGTGCAGGCGCAGAACCCGCAAGTGCGCATGATCGAAATCAAGATGAGCCAGGGCGCCAAACCCGGCCACGGCGGCATCCTGCCCAAGCACAAGGTCACCCAGGAAATCGCCGAGACCCGCGGCATCCAGATGGGCGAAGACTGCATCTCGCCGTCGCGCCACAGTGCGTTTTCCACGCCTATCGAATTGATGCAGTTCATCGCCCAACTGCGTGAACTGTCGGGCGGCAAGCCGGTGGGCTTCAAGTTCTGCCTGGGCCACCCGTGGGAATTCATGGGCATTGCCAAGGCCATGCTCGAAACCGGCATCCTCCCGGACTTTATCGTGGTCGACGGCAAGGAAGGCGGCACCGGCGCCGCGCCGGTGGAGTTCACCGACCACATCGGCGTGCCGCTGCGTGAAGGCCTGCTGTTTGTGCATAACACCCTGGTGGGCCTGAACCTGCGCGACAAGATCAAGCTCGGCGCCAGCGGCAAGATCGTCAGCGCGTTCGACATCGCCAGCGTCCTGGCCATCGGCGCCGACTGGGCCAACTCGGCACGCGGCTTTATGTTTGCCATCGGCTGCATCCAGTCGCAGTCGTGCCACACCAATAAATGCCCGACCGGTGTCGCCACGCAAGACCCGCTGCGCCAACGCGCACTGGTAGTGCCGGACAAGGCCCAGCGCGTGTTCAACTTCCACCGCAACACCCTCAAGGCGCTGGCCGAAATGCTCGCCGCCGCGGGCCTGGATCATCCGTCGCAACTGTCGGCCAAGCACCTCGTGCGACGCATGTCGGCGACCGAGATCAAGCTGTTCTCGCAACTGCATGTGTTCCTCAAGCCCGGCGAACTGCTCACTGGCGAAGTGAACGGCGAGTTCTATTCGCGCATGTGGCAGATGGCGCGGGCGGACAGTTTTGAACCCCATGAAGTGGTTGCCGCCTGA
- a CDS encoding cytochrome-c peroxidase: MLLLWVSLPLAAAPLDEALKPLPAVPALDPAKVELGRRLFNETRLSVNNTLSCASCHRLEIGGGDDKPFSLGFDGKPVQINTPSVFNASLNFKQFWNGRVDTLEAQVEQVVISPVEMGSDWKTVVQNLTDLPLYQKAFSQAYPDGVTAANVQNALATYERTLLTPNSRFDQYLLGNTEILTLQEKYGYQRFKDYGCIACHQGVNIGGNMFQKFGVMGDYFKARGNPVEADLGRYLLTKDEEDRHVFKVPSLRNVAITAPYFHDASAKTLENAVDVMFKYQLGRNPTQEDKDLIVQFLKTLTGDWAGKPL, encoded by the coding sequence ATGCTCCTGCTGTGGGTGAGCCTGCCGCTGGCGGCCGCGCCGCTGGACGAAGCGCTCAAGCCGTTGCCTGCGGTGCCGGCGCTGGACCCGGCCAAAGTCGAGCTGGGTCGTCGGCTGTTCAACGAAACGCGCTTGTCGGTCAACAACACGCTGTCCTGCGCCAGCTGCCACCGCCTGGAAATCGGCGGGGGCGACGACAAACCCTTCTCCCTGGGCTTTGATGGCAAGCCGGTGCAGATCAATACCCCGTCCGTGTTCAACGCCAGCCTGAACTTCAAGCAGTTCTGGAATGGCCGGGTAGACACGCTGGAAGCGCAGGTCGAACAGGTGGTCATCAGCCCGGTGGAAATGGGCAGCGACTGGAAGACCGTGGTGCAGAACCTCACCGACCTGCCCCTCTACCAAAAAGCCTTCAGCCAGGCGTACCCCGATGGCGTCACCGCCGCCAATGTGCAAAACGCCCTGGCCACCTACGAACGCACGCTGCTCACGCCCAACTCGCGCTTTGACCAGTACCTGCTGGGCAACACCGAGATCCTGACCCTGCAGGAAAAATACGGCTACCAGCGCTTCAAGGATTACGGTTGCATCGCCTGCCACCAGGGCGTGAACATCGGCGGCAACATGTTCCAGAAATTCGGCGTGATGGGCGACTACTTCAAGGCGCGCGGCAACCCGGTCGAAGCGGACCTGGGACGCTACCTGCTGACCAAGGACGAAGAAGACCGGCACGTGTTCAAGGTGCCGAGCCTGCGCAACGTCGCGATCACCGCGCCGTACTTCCACGACGCTTCGGCCAAGACCCTGGAGAACGCGGTGGACGTGATGTTCAAGTACCAGTTGGGGCGTAACCCGACCCAGGAAGACAAGGACCTGATTGTCCAGTTTCTCAAGACCCTTACCGGCGACTGGGCGGGCAAACCTCTATGA